A region of Antedon mediterranea chromosome 8, ecAntMedi1.1, whole genome shotgun sequence DNA encodes the following proteins:
- the LOC140057157 gene encoding epithelial sodium channel subunit alpha-like: MILQCVYAGTKCDIEKDFHLFQHDKYGNCYTFNSHKKENATKYDVSQPGAEKGLKLTLYTEQHEYVSIFGQESGIKVSVHNQFETPFPEENAITVSPGRATSLGIKKHELIRKGQPYGNCTSENATVKNFIYKGDTVYTATICQTPFKIRNIQSSMYKLYLYNNYFSIITFEMCVNRRNLARLNVYYEDLSYVSISELPAYTWQSLFGDVGGTLGLYIGLSLLTVVEFCEFFIDICLYCCNKMMKRNKVQSIPGM, encoded by the exons ATGATTTTACAGTGTGTTTATGCTGGTACGAAGTGTGATATTGAAAA GGATTTTCACCTATTTCAACATGACAAATACGGTAACTGCTACACATTTAACAGTCATAAGAAGGAAAATGCGACAAAATACGATGTATCACAACCAGGTGCCGAAAAAG GTTTAAAGCTAACGCTGTACACAGAACAACATGAGTACGTTAGTATCTTTGGACAAGAGAGTGGCATCAAAGTGTCGGTGCATAATCAGTTTGAAACACCGTTTCCAGAAGAAAATGCCATTACCGTCTCACCAGGCAGAGCTACGTCATTAGGCATAAAAAAG CACGAACTGATTCGGAAAGGCCAGCCGTATGGTAACTGTACAAGTGAAAATGCAACAGTGAAGAACTTTATTTACAAGGGAGACACAGTGTACACAGCTACT ATTTGCCAGACGCcttttaaaattagaaatattCAGTCTTCAAtgtataaattgtatttgtataataaCTATTTTTCTATAATTACTTTTGAAATGTGTGTAAACAGAAGAAATCTTGCTCGTCTGAACGTGTATTATGAGGATCTTTCGTACGTCTCCATATCCGAACTCCCTGCTTATACA TGGCAAAGCCTCTTCGGTGACGTAGGAGGAACTCTAGGGCTGTATATTGGTCTTTCATTGCTAACTGTTGTCGAATTCTGCGAATTCTTCATTGATATTTGTCTTTATTGTTGTAACAAAATGATGAAGAGGAACAAAGTACAAAGCATACCGGGCATGTAG